The genomic window ATATTTAAAAGGGATTCagaattactatttttttttgtttttatttttgttggggATTTAGCAGCTGATGGATTGAAGTACTATGATGTTCTCGAGGGAAAGGGTGCAGCAGCAGAAAAGGGAATGACAGTTCAGGTAAATTTGTTAGAAACCGAAACTAATCTGTTTCTGCCTCTCTCATTGAAACTTATGTTTTCTCGTGCATTTCCTTTTGTAGGTGCATTTTGACTGTCTATATAGGGGAATAACAGCCATTTCGAGTCGAGAATCTAAGCTTTTAGCTGGAAATCGAATAATTGCACAGGTTGATCCTTCTCCTActtaaatgtgtgtgtgtgtgtggactCTTTCCTGGAGAGAAAAGGAGGGAGAAGGGGGTATGTTTCTTGCCCTGGCCTTTTGCTAATCTGACAGAGGTCTAGCTGAGCTACACCCCGCCTTAGGCTAAGTTCAACTGCAAATATTCAGACGTTGCATTGAGAATGAGTCTTGTTTAATTATCAGTCCATGGCAGCATGCTTCTTTAACTTGGATTGTTTCTGTTGCTCATTTCTTGGTAGCATTTTCAAATCATGATAACTTGGATTTGCAATTGGATAGATTGCCAGTACTGATTTCCTCATGGTTTAATTAGCCATATGAGTTCAAGGTTGGGGCACCACCAGGCAAAGAAAGGAAGCGTGAATTTGTGGACAACCCAAATGGTCTATTTTCTGCACAGGCTGCACCCAAACCTCCTCCAGCTATGTACTCGGTAACGGAAGGGATGAAAGTTGGAGGGAAGGTGATTGCATCCTCTAATTTATTGCTATTATATGCTAAGCTGTTAGGGTGGTTATTCTATAACCTCTTAATTTCTCTGATTCGCCTTTGATCTAGACTCCATAACTATCTTTCCCggctttctttctcttttcagtatcattttttctcttcttgcagAGGACTGTGATTGTTCCTCCAGAGGCTGGTTATGGACAAAAAGGAATGAATGAGATTCCGGTAAACACTATTCCTTGATTTGCTGACTGATTCCCGTGGATCAAGTTAAACTACAACCTTCTGCTGACATCATTATCCCACCTAAATTAATCATCTCTTGTTCATCCTTGAAattaacattttcatgttttttc from Populus trichocarpa isolate Nisqually-1 chromosome 5, P.trichocarpa_v4.1, whole genome shotgun sequence includes these protein-coding regions:
- the LOC7485654 gene encoding peptidyl-prolyl cis-trans isomerase FKBP18, chloroplastic isoform X1, producing MASTRSLDKWSGHRHLQNLAESTPKKTQEQSNHVFLSKPTSRRCAILISTLPFTLTSLPQLSEARERRNKKTIPLEDYLTSPADGLKYYDVLEGKGAAAEKGMTVQVHFDCLYRGITAISSRESKLLAGNRIIAQPYEFKVGAPPGKERKREFVDNPNGLFSAQAAPKPPPAMYSVTEGMKVGGKRTVIVPPEAGYGQKGMNEIPPGSSFELNIELLQVMPAEGK
- the LOC7485654 gene encoding peptidyl-prolyl cis-trans isomerase FKBP18, chloroplastic isoform X3, which codes for MASTRSLDKWSGHRHLQNLAESTPKKTQEQSNHVFLSKPTSRRCAILISTLPFTLTSLPQLSEARERRNKKTIPLEDYLTSPADGLKYYDVLEGKGAAAEKGMTVQVHFDCLYRGITAISSRESKLLAGNRIIAQPYEFKVGAPPGKERKREFVDNPNGLFSAQAAPKPPPAMYSVTEGMKVGGKRTVIVPPEAGYGQKGMNEIPIQCQVDDLAEQMENK
- the LOC7485654 gene encoding peptidyl-prolyl cis-trans isomerase FKBP18, chloroplastic isoform X2, which produces MASTRSLDKWSGHRHLQNLAESTPKKTQEQSNHVFLSKPTSRRCAILISTLPFTLTSLPQLSEARERRNKKTIPLEDYLTSPDGLKYYDVLEGKGAAAEKGMTVQVHFDCLYRGITAISSRESKLLAGNRIIAQPYEFKVGAPPGKERKREFVDNPNGLFSAQAAPKPPPAMYSVTEGMKVGGKRTVIVPPEAGYGQKGMNEIPPGSSFELNIELLQVMPAEGK
- the LOC7485654 gene encoding peptidyl-prolyl cis-trans isomerase FKBP18, chloroplastic isoform X4, whose translation is MASTRSLDKWSGHRHLQNLAESTPKKTQEQSNHVFLSKPTSRRCAILISTLPFTLTSLPQLSEARERRNKKTIPLEDYLTSPADGLKYYDVLEGKGAAAEKGMTVQVHFDCLYRGITAISSRESKLLAGNRIIAQPYEFKVGAPPGKERKREFVDNPNGLFSAQAAPKPPPAMYSVTEGMKVGGKYHFFSSCRGL